The Bacillus sp. NEB1478 genome contains the following window.
TTCGAAGCTCGTTGACAGAATCGGGAACGTGTTAACACCGCTATTGCTGGCTATAATCGTTTCTATTTTAGTGAAAGCCATTTTTACACCGATTGGCAAGGCAGGCACTGCAACGCCTGAGTATTCAAGCAATCCCCTTGTAAAAGGATTTATGGACGGCTACTTAACAATGGATACATTAGGAGCGCTCGCTTTCGGGATCGTTGTCATTACAGCTGTAAAACAACCAGGTATGAAAAAAGAACAAATCACGAAAATGGTTGTTAAGGCAGGTATCATTGCCGCAGTTTGTTTAGCAAGTGTTTATGGCATACTAGCTTACCTTGGATCAACAAGCCAAGTTCTCGGCAAAACAGAAAATGGCGGACAAATTTTAACAAACATTGTTTACCAATTGTTTGGACAGCCAGGAAATATATTGCTTGGCTTAGCTGTTGCGCTAGCTTGTTTAACAACTTCTGTAGGGTTGGTAACAGCGAGCGGAGAATTTGCATCAAAAATGTTTCCAAAACTTCCGTACAACCGTGTTATTTTGATTTTATCCATCTTTAGTGCCGGTGTTGCTAATCTAGGATTAAGTCAATTGATCAAAGTGTCAGTTCCAGTGCTTACGACGATTTATCCAATTGCGATTGTACTCATCTTGTTATCGTTCTTCCATAATGTATTTTCTGGCCGTAAAGAAGTATATATCTGCTCAATTATCGCGACAGCTCTCATATCGATTGCTGATGGTTTAAAAGCATTTGGCTTGGACCTAGGAGCTCTTGAAAAGGTTTATTCTTTCATTCCGCTTTATACTGAAGGCATCGGCTGGCTGATCCCAGCATTGATCGGTACAGCAGCAGGATTTATTATCGCACTCATAAAAGGAAGAATCGTTATTTTTTCAACCTAATCATTTAGGAATGTGACTCAAAGGGCTTGCCGCCTTTTGAGTCTTTTTATTCGTTGCAGGATGTCGAAATGTGTAGAAAGACTTAATTTTTTAAAATCAGACTCAATTCATACCAAATTAGACTCAATCATTTCGAATCAGACTCAATTCATACCAAAACAGACTCAATTTTTTAAAATTAGACCCAATAAAGAAAATCCGGATACATGATAATCATTATTCTAGATATTAATAATGCTCATTTTTACTAAAAATAAGTCTTAAAAGCTAAAAAACCGGTTCTTGATAAGTGTGTAATCACACTAGCTCTAGAACCAGTCTTATCTGATATTAAGCCATAAGAGGCATGTTTTCTTTCAATTTCACCGCTACATTTCTTGCAATCCAAACACCGCATGCACTTGCTTGAGCAAGTCCTCTTGTAATTCCTGCACCATCTCCGCCTACATAAAGACCGTTGATTTCGGATTCGAACTGATCATCCAGCTTCGGTCGTGCGGAATAGAATTTTGCCTCAACTCCGTAAAACAATGTGTGCTCTGATGCGATACCTGGTGTAACTTTATCGAGTGCTTCGGTCATTTCAATCAAACTTTTCATCGTATTATATGGCAGAACCAGACCGAGATCACCAGGTACAGCTTCTTTAAGTGTAGGGCGCAAAAACCCCTCTTTAATACGCTTATCAGTAGAACGTCTGCCTTTTAGGATGTCGCCGTATTTTTGCACGACAAGTCCGCCCATTGAAAGCTGGTTGGCAAGCTTGGAAACTTCATGTGCATATTCAGTAGGCTGATCAAAAGGTTCTGCAAATTGGTGAGACACAAGAAGAGCGAAGTTTGTGTTTTCACTGCCAAGCTTAGGATCTTTGTAAGCATGGCCGTTTGCGAGCATGATGCCTGAATGGTTTTCTACAACAACATGGCCAGCAGGGTTGCTGCAGAAGGTTCTTACTTTTGTCCCGACGGAAGTATTGAAAACAAATTTACCTTCGTACAAATGTTTATTGATTTCTTCCATCACGATATTTGATGTTTCCACACGAACACCGATATCTACTTGATTTGCGGTCATTTTAATTCGGCGTTTCTTTAATATTTTCGTTAGCCATGAAGATCCGTCACGACCAGGAACGATGACTATCTTTTCGGCAGTAATGGAAGTACCGTCTTTTAACAAAATTCCTTTTGCAGCATGACCTTGTTCTGTACGTTCAGTTATCAGATCTTCAACTTCAGCTTTATATTTCATATCTATTTTTGTTTTCAAATGCTCATAAATTCTTTTAAGGATTTGCAGATTTTGTTCTGTTCCGAGGTGGCGGACTTGTGCGCGTAAAAGTTTTAGTCCAGCAGCGTATCCGCGTTTCTCGATATCTTTTACCTCGGGTGTCAAAGGATCTGTAATCGAATCAGTTGCTCCATGTTCCAAGTTGATTTCATCGACATATTTAATCAATTCAACGACTTTTTCTTCTGAAAGATAATCTGTCATCCATCCGCCGAATTCACTCGTAATATTAAATTTTCCGTCTGAATATGCACCTGCACCGCCAAAACCATTTGTAATGGAACAAGCGGGAAGGCAGCCTGCAAATTCTTTTCTTCCTGCTGCAGGAGGGCATTTTTGAATTTTCTTTTCCAATATTGGACAAGACCGGGCATAAATATCATGGCCTTTATCTATCAATAAAACTTGAGCATCTGGAAGCTGTCTCGTTAATTCATAGCTCGTAAAAATACCAGCAGGTCCTGCACCAACAACAATAACGTCATAATGGGTATTCATAATGTCCCCCTTGGAAGCGTAATCGAACTTATTTTCTTTCTCCATTGGTAAATATAACAAAAAAACAATTGAATTTCAATAAAAATACGAACGTTTAAACAAAAAATATAATTAATAATTCGTGTTTTATTACCTCGTGAAAAAGCCTTAAGCACAAAAAGTTCATTGCTTAAGGCGTTTATCGTTCGATATTTGTGATTTTCCAGCCTTCTGTCATTGATTTTCTTTCTAGCAAAAAGGAATAGGTTAAGTTGTGTTTTCCGTTTTCATCAAAACTGTTAATTTTTGCTATTATTTCTGTTCTTATGATCGGTGGGTACCGCTGACTCTTATTCTTTATTTCATATTGCATACTCGTTATACCTTTGAATAGGTCTTTGATTCTTTCGTCATGCTGCATCTGCACGGTTAGTGATGGTCTCGCAATTTTATAATCTTGCTGCTTCATGCCAACAAGAAACATGGAAACGACTTCTTTGGCACTTGCTCCTGATGCATATCTTTCGAGTTGTCCACCGGCCTTTAAAATCATGAGCTGATGAGAAGGGTCAACATTTCGTGAACGGTGAGTAGAGCTGCCAAGGAAATGAATGCAAAAATGTCCTGGAAAACCATTCGGTAAAGCCCCACTCCCATGGGGCATTCCATGCATGCTGGCTGCGAGCATTCTTCCGTTTACAGGAATGAGAATAGCACGCCGATTCCAGCTCCATTTA
Protein-coding sequences here:
- a CDS encoding NAD(P)/FAD-dependent oxidoreductase, which translates into the protein MNTHYDVIVVGAGPAGIFTSYELTRQLPDAQVLLIDKGHDIYARSCPILEKKIQKCPPAAGRKEFAGCLPACSITNGFGGAGAYSDGKFNITSEFGGWMTDYLSEEKVVELIKYVDEINLEHGATDSITDPLTPEVKDIEKRGYAAGLKLLRAQVRHLGTEQNLQILKRIYEHLKTKIDMKYKAEVEDLITERTEQGHAAKGILLKDGTSITAEKIVIVPGRDGSSWLTKILKKRRIKMTANQVDIGVRVETSNIVMEEINKHLYEGKFVFNTSVGTKVRTFCSNPAGHVVVENHSGIMLANGHAYKDPKLGSENTNFALLVSHQFAEPFDQPTEYAHEVSKLANQLSMGGLVVQKYGDILKGRRSTDKRIKEGFLRPTLKEAVPGDLGLVLPYNTMKSLIEMTEALDKVTPGIASEHTLFYGVEAKFYSARPKLDDQFESEINGLYVGGDGAGITRGLAQASACGVWIARNVAVKLKENMPLMA
- the brnQ gene encoding branched-chain amino acid transport system II carrier protein, with translation MNKRTLSVGLMLFALFFGAGNLIFPPALGQASGDLVWKSMIGFFITGVGLPLLGVIALARAGGGLEKLTERVNPLFGAGFAVVLYLAIGPFFGIPRTGTVAFEMAALPFLPRGFEGGLSLFLFTVLFFAVTYWLALNPSKLVDRIGNVLTPLLLAIIVSILVKAIFTPIGKAGTATPEYSSNPLVKGFMDGYLTMDTLGALAFGIVVITAVKQPGMKKEQITKMVVKAGIIAAVCLASVYGILAYLGSTSQVLGKTENGGQILTNIVYQLFGQPGNILLGLAVALACLTTSVGLVTASGEFASKMFPKLPYNRVILILSIFSAGVANLGLSQLIKVSVPVLTTIYPIAIVLILLSFFHNVFSGRKEVYICSIIATALISIADGLKAFGLDLGALEKVYSFIPLYTEGIGWLIPALIGTAAGFIIALIKGRIVIFST